A window of the Dyadobacter pollutisoli genome harbors these coding sequences:
- a CDS encoding DNA alkylation repair protein yields the protein MAAIEVISEKPSNPTAAEFAERMESYRSPAEAMKLMRYFKTGVGEYGEGDIFMGVRMGQIFELAKAYINMPLEEIEKLLESPIHEIRTGALSIIDKQARSKKTSMSQRKALYDFYLRRTDRINNWDLVDICAPHVVGGYLYRSGEPRDVLFKLAASDNIWERRTAIVATGYFIRQGDIADTFKIAELLLNDRHDLIHKATGWMLRSAGQIHRPQLLNFLDQYAATMPRTLLRYSLEHFDKPLRSHYMALKHAG from the coding sequence ATGGCCGCCATCGAAGTTATATCTGAAAAACCTTCTAATCCTACCGCCGCTGAATTTGCAGAGCGAATGGAAAGTTACCGGTCGCCCGCCGAGGCGATGAAGCTGATGCGTTATTTTAAAACCGGGGTGGGGGAGTATGGAGAAGGCGACATTTTCATGGGCGTGCGTATGGGGCAGATTTTTGAGCTCGCCAAAGCGTACATCAACATGCCTTTGGAAGAAATAGAAAAACTGCTGGAAAGCCCGATCCACGAAATCCGCACGGGTGCGCTGAGTATCATTGACAAGCAGGCACGGAGTAAAAAGACCTCAATGAGCCAGCGGAAGGCACTTTATGATTTTTATTTGAGAAGAACCGACCGGATCAACAACTGGGACCTGGTGGATATTTGCGCGCCGCACGTGGTGGGAGGCTACCTGTACCGGTCCGGAGAGCCGAGGGATGTACTATTCAAGCTTGCGGCTTCGGACAATATCTGGGAGCGGCGAACTGCCATTGTTGCTACCGGTTATTTTATCCGGCAGGGCGACATTGCGGATACTTTTAAAATTGCAGAACTACTGCTGAATGATAGGCACGACCTCATTCACAAGGCCACCGGATGGATGTTGCGCAGCGCGGGACAAATTCACCGCCCGCAACTGCTCAACTTCCTCGATCAATATGCTGCCACTATGCCCCGAACGCTTTTACGCTACTCCCTGGAACATTTCGACAAACCTTTGCGCAGCCATTATATGGCGTTGAAGCACGCAGGCTAG
- a CDS encoding Fic family protein, whose translation MQYNWQLPDWPDFKYDLTDSIDQLLAFAEETGNVSGLLKAAPDAVKVETLIDIMVAEAIKTSEIEGEYLSRQDVASSIRNNLGINQKAQPVKDKKAQGVAELMVDVRNSFTEPLTEKKLFEWHQMLLKDSRTINTGAWRKDTAPMQVVSGSVGNEKIHFEAPPSSIVQHEMGRFIQWFNDTAPGGKQEIKKAPVRSAIAHLYFESIHPFEDGNGRIGRAIAEKALSQTLSRPVMLSLSRKIEANRKNYYQSLEAAQRSNDITGWVSYFVQVILDAQIEAKELLNFTLHKTQFFDLFKDKLNERQLKAVKRMLNEGPGGFEGGMTAKKYISIAKTSKATATRDLQSLLESGVLLSAGGGRSTSYSLNIKFYT comes from the coding sequence ATGCAATACAATTGGCAACTACCCGACTGGCCTGATTTCAAATATGACCTCACTGATTCCATCGATCAGTTACTTGCATTTGCCGAGGAAACAGGCAATGTAAGCGGCCTGCTGAAAGCCGCCCCCGACGCTGTAAAAGTGGAAACGCTGATCGATATCATGGTTGCGGAAGCCATTAAAACATCGGAAATAGAAGGCGAATATCTAAGTCGCCAAGACGTAGCCTCTTCGATACGTAACAATCTGGGAATAAATCAAAAAGCACAACCTGTAAAAGACAAAAAAGCACAAGGCGTCGCCGAATTGATGGTCGACGTACGGAACTCATTCACAGAACCGCTCACAGAAAAAAAGCTATTTGAATGGCACCAAATGCTCCTGAAAGATAGTCGCACCATCAATACGGGAGCGTGGCGCAAGGATACCGCTCCTATGCAGGTCGTGTCCGGGTCGGTAGGAAACGAAAAAATTCATTTTGAAGCGCCACCATCCTCAATCGTACAACATGAAATGGGCCGATTTATTCAATGGTTCAATGATACCGCACCCGGCGGAAAGCAGGAGATCAAAAAAGCACCTGTACGGTCTGCAATCGCCCATTTATATTTCGAATCCATTCACCCATTCGAAGATGGCAACGGGCGCATAGGACGTGCAATTGCCGAAAAAGCGCTCTCTCAAACCCTAAGCCGCCCGGTGATGCTGAGCCTTTCAAGGAAAATTGAGGCCAACCGCAAAAACTACTACCAATCTCTGGAAGCTGCCCAGCGGAGCAATGACATTACCGGCTGGGTCAGCTATTTTGTTCAGGTCATATTGGACGCGCAAATTGAAGCAAAGGAATTACTGAATTTCACATTGCACAAGACCCAGTTCTTCGACCTCTTCAAAGACAAACTCAATGAGCGTCAGTTAAAAGCGGTAAAAAGAATGCTTAACGAAGGGCCCGGGGGATTTGAAGGTGGCATGACCGCCAAAAAATACATCTCCATTGCAAAAACCTCCAAGGCAACCGCAACGCGCGATTTACAAAGCCTCCTCGAATCAGGCGTTCTGCTGTCCGCCGGCGGTGGGCGAAGCACCAGTTATTCGCTGAATATTAAATTTTATACATAA
- a CDS encoding bifunctional adenosylcobinamide kinase/adenosylcobinamide-phosphate guanylyltransferase, whose translation MIIYISGGVRSGKSRYAMKLALEKSSDPVYVATAKIWDEDFGKRVARHQQERGPEWSLFESEQALHLLPLAGRTAVIDCVTLWLTNLFMTHDQDIDRSLAVFKTEIDAIAKLQGTFIIISNELGMGIHPETEVGRKFTDLQGWANQYVANVAEEAIFMVSGLPLILKK comes from the coding sequence ATGATTATCTACATTTCAGGCGGGGTAAGAAGCGGAAAAAGCAGGTACGCAATGAAGTTAGCTTTGGAAAAAAGCAGCGATCCCGTGTATGTAGCTACGGCGAAAATTTGGGATGAGGATTTTGGTAAAAGGGTGGCGAGGCACCAGCAAGAGCGCGGGCCGGAATGGTCGTTATTTGAAAGCGAGCAGGCGTTGCATTTGCTTCCATTGGCAGGCCGCACCGCTGTGATCGATTGTGTAACCCTTTGGCTTACCAACCTGTTTATGACGCACGATCAGGACATTGACCGGTCGTTGGCTGTGTTTAAAACCGAAATAGACGCCATAGCCAAGTTGCAGGGCACATTCATTATCATTTCCAATGAACTCGGCATGGGAATTCACCCGGAGACAGAAGTAGGAAGGAAATTCACCGATTTACAGGGCTGGGCCAATCAATATGTAGCCAATGTGGCCGAAGAAGCCATTTTTATGGTTTCGGGCTTACCATTAATTCTAAAAAAATAA
- a CDS encoding cob(I)yrinic acid a,c-diamide adenosyltransferase has protein sequence MKIYTKKGDKGTTGLFGGSRVSKDDVRIECIGTLDEANSTIGVLRVKLGSDHSWQPNLHKIQKDLMDMMSHLARPSDAKKENKNPMPVDGAEFCEQWIDELEGAMTSPSDYFLLPGGNEVSALCHVARTQMRRGERRLVSLIKTDEVHEAIPAYINRLSDLFFTLARAEMDKAGVAEEKWQLFLYKRFKLLSK, from the coding sequence ATGAAGATTTACACCAAAAAAGGGGATAAAGGAACGACCGGATTGTTCGGTGGCAGCCGCGTGAGCAAGGATGACGTGCGGATCGAATGCATTGGCACACTCGATGAGGCCAATTCGACCATTGGCGTATTACGGGTAAAACTGGGCAGTGATCATTCCTGGCAGCCGAATTTGCATAAAATCCAGAAAGACCTGATGGATATGATGTCACACCTGGCGAGACCGTCGGATGCAAAAAAGGAAAACAAAAACCCCATGCCGGTAGACGGAGCGGAGTTCTGCGAACAATGGATTGATGAGCTTGAAGGTGCCATGACCTCGCCTTCGGATTACTTTTTGTTGCCTGGTGGGAACGAGGTATCGGCATTATGTCACGTTGCACGCACCCAAATGCGGCGGGGCGAGCGGAGGCTGGTTTCATTGATTAAAACAGACGAGGTACACGAGGCTATACCTGCCTATATCAACCGGTTATCGGATCTGTTCTTCACACTGGCCCGTGCCGAAATGGACAAGGCCGGGGTAGCGGAGGAAAAGTGGCAATTGTTTCTGTATAAACGCTTTAAACTGCTGAGTAAATGA
- a CDS encoding DUF1572 domain-containing protein — MENDYLQSVRKQFEYYKMLGDKTIAQVTDEQLFWKYNEESNSIATIVKHLWGNMLSRWTDFLTTDGEKEWRDREGEFDNDISGRAELLAKWNEGWNCLFSALGTINESNFNQLVYIRNQGHTITEAINRQLAHYPYHIGQIVFIGKMVLNEQWNSLSIPRGDSGKYNAEKFAKPKTRTHFTDEYISDNERKE; from the coding sequence ATGGAAAATGACTATCTGCAAAGCGTTCGGAAACAGTTTGAGTACTATAAAATGCTGGGCGACAAAACCATTGCCCAGGTAACTGACGAGCAGCTTTTTTGGAAATACAATGAGGAAAGCAACAGCATAGCGACCATTGTGAAGCATTTATGGGGCAATATGCTGTCACGCTGGACGGATTTCCTGACTACCGACGGAGAAAAGGAATGGCGTGACCGGGAAGGAGAATTTGACAACGATATCAGCGGCCGGGCAGAGTTGCTTGCCAAGTGGAATGAAGGCTGGAACTGCCTCTTTTCAGCGCTCGGCACTATAAACGAAAGCAATTTTAATCAGCTGGTCTACATCAGAAATCAGGGGCATACGATCACTGAGGCGATTAATCGCCAGCTGGCGCATTATCCTTATCACATTGGTCAAATCGTTTTTATTGGTAAAATGGTCCTGAATGAGCAATGGAATTCTCTATCAATTCCCCGCGGTGACTCCGGGAAATACAATGCCGAAAAATTCGCGAAACCTAAGACCAGGACGCATTTTACAGATGAATATATAAGCGACAACGAACGGAAAGAGTGA
- a CDS encoding adenosylcobinamide-GDP ribazoletransferase, with protein sequence MKRQITLFFTALQFYTRIPVPKWVGYQPENLSAATAYLPFIGWIVGQISGVAWLGGLYFTDVTVGLLFSMTASILATGAFHEDGFADVCDGFGGGWTKEKILEIMKDSRLGTYGATGLVLMLAFKFSLLQILAAGDQAALVLLLVAGHSISRLMPAFVIFFQDYARDTGDSKAKPVAEKPGWLTLTAACVFGIIPLVLLAFSKQEPLVLLSLVFLGIITFFLGRYFKKWIGGYTGDCLGTVQQVCETGFYLFIVALWKYI encoded by the coding sequence ATGAAACGGCAGATAACGCTTTTTTTTACCGCATTACAATTTTACACCAGAATTCCTGTCCCGAAATGGGTAGGTTACCAGCCTGAGAACCTGAGTGCCGCGACGGCGTATTTGCCTTTCATTGGCTGGATCGTGGGCCAGATTTCCGGGGTTGCCTGGCTGGGTGGATTGTATTTTACAGACGTTACCGTGGGCTTATTATTTTCAATGACAGCTTCGATACTGGCAACCGGCGCATTTCACGAAGATGGCTTTGCAGATGTCTGTGACGGTTTCGGGGGAGGCTGGACGAAGGAAAAGATCCTTGAAATTATGAAGGACAGCCGTCTCGGGACCTACGGAGCGACCGGCTTGGTACTGATGCTCGCATTCAAATTTTCATTGTTGCAGATCCTGGCGGCAGGTGATCAGGCTGCGTTGGTGCTGCTACTGGTCGCCGGGCACTCGATTAGTCGCCTAATGCCTGCATTTGTTATATTTTTTCAAGATTATGCGCGAGACACCGGCGATAGTAAGGCCAAACCGGTGGCTGAAAAACCCGGCTGGCTCACATTAACGGCAGCCTGCGTTTTTGGCATTATTCCACTGGTACTGCTGGCGTTTTCCAAACAGGAGCCACTGGTTTTACTGTCATTGGTCTTTCTGGGCATCATTACATTTTTTCTGGGCCGTTATTTCAAAAAATGGATCGGAGGTTATACCGGCGACTGCCTCGGTACCGTGCAGCAGGTCTGTGAAACCGGGTTTTACCTTTTTATAGTAGCCTTGTGGAAGTATATCTGA
- a CDS encoding histidine phosphatase family protein — MEVYLIRHTTPVLEPGLIYGRKELLLHDTFPDELATVLQQLPEHFDAVYSSPAFRCVELAKEISPDFKMDVRLQELDFGEWEGKTWDTVDQVALQCWMDDYVNVCVPGGESMMQMHERITEFWDELSRETYTRIAIVTHAGVMRLLLASVRSIALTNIFDIKINYGEVIIVNHLLPDPRFVN; from the coding sequence GTGGAAGTATATCTGATCCGCCACACGACACCCGTTTTGGAACCCGGCCTCATTTACGGTCGTAAAGAGCTGCTTTTACACGACACTTTTCCCGACGAACTGGCAACGGTTCTTCAACAACTTCCTGAACATTTCGATGCAGTTTATTCCAGTCCCGCATTCCGTTGTGTGGAGCTGGCAAAGGAGATCAGTCCTGATTTTAAGATGGACGTTCGCTTGCAGGAACTGGATTTTGGAGAATGGGAGGGTAAAACCTGGGATACCGTCGATCAGGTCGCCTTGCAATGCTGGATGGACGATTATGTGAACGTATGCGTGCCTGGCGGGGAGAGTATGATGCAAATGCACGAACGGATCACGGAGTTCTGGGATGAACTGTCGCGTGAAACATATACACGCATTGCCATCGTCACACATGCAGGAGTAATGCGTTTGCTACTCGCTAGTGTGCGGAGCATCGCATTAACCAACATTTTTGACATTAAAATCAATTACGGCGAAGTGATCATTGTCAACCATTTACTTCCTGACCCACGTTTTGTAAATTGA
- a CDS encoding DoxX family protein: protein MEATFVNQTTVKSQGNKGVLIGRIISALCILFLLVDAIMKVLKDSISVEGSAKLGWPVDQVQSIGIALLISTILYIIPRTAILGAILLTGYLGGAIAIMVRAGEPLYFASIFGVLVWAGLYLRDEKLRKLIPFSNNTTH, encoded by the coding sequence ATGGAAGCTACATTCGTAAATCAAACAACAGTTAAAAGCCAAGGTAACAAAGGCGTACTGATCGGCAGAATCATCAGCGCATTGTGCATTCTGTTCCTGCTCGTCGACGCCATTATGAAAGTTCTCAAAGATTCAATTTCGGTTGAAGGCTCTGCGAAACTAGGCTGGCCTGTGGATCAGGTACAGAGCATTGGTATTGCGCTACTCATCTCGACGATCCTCTACATCATTCCACGTACAGCGATTTTAGGAGCCATTCTGCTAACAGGTTATCTCGGCGGCGCCATCGCCATTATGGTTCGAGCAGGTGAGCCCCTGTACTTCGCATCAATATTTGGCGTGCTGGTATGGGCGGGCTTGTACCTGCGCGATGAAAAGTTGCGGAAGCTGATTCCTTTTTCAAACAATACCACCCATTGA
- a CDS encoding aldehyde dehydrogenase family protein, with protein MKTIDKIYVNGAFVTPHGTELFHLINPSTNQLISQVTLGDEEDTRLAIASAKAAFKQFSKTTKAERITYLQRLHEAVSKRESELVAIMVEEYGGTLQFSKMSVSNAINSFTQTIETLQNFDFEKTVGNSRVRLEPLGVAGIITPWNSSNSFVCSKLATAIAAGCTAVIKPSEMSAMQTQVLVECLHEAGLPAGVFNVVNGRGDVVGAEITRHRDIAKVSFTGSTLVGKAIARSAVDTMKRVTLELGGKSPNILLDDADFEKAIPLAVMAAYMNSGQACVAGTRLLVPENRLEEVNAMVKAVVEKVKVGNPQQEDTTVGPLVSKKQYDRVQQYIKLGQEEGAQLLIGGEGQPEGLEAGNFVKPTVFTGVNNQMRIAREEIFGPVLSILTYKTEEEAIEIANDTDYGLQAYVSSSDTERAQRVAAQISAGRVLINGLFHDPLAPFGGFKQSGVGREFGVYGLEAYLEPKTVLI; from the coding sequence ATGAAAACCATTGATAAAATTTATGTGAACGGTGCGTTTGTTACTCCCCACGGCACCGAGCTTTTTCACCTCATCAATCCTTCCACAAACCAACTGATCAGCCAGGTAACACTCGGCGACGAGGAAGATACCCGACTGGCGATCGCCAGTGCCAAAGCAGCATTCAAACAATTTTCCAAAACCACCAAGGCCGAACGCATTACCTATCTTCAACGCCTTCACGAAGCCGTTTCGAAGCGAGAAAGTGAATTAGTAGCCATAATGGTGGAAGAGTACGGCGGTACGCTGCAATTTTCAAAAATGAGCGTCAGTAATGCCATCAATTCTTTCACTCAAACTATTGAAACGCTCCAAAATTTTGACTTCGAAAAAACGGTGGGCAATTCCCGGGTCAGGCTGGAACCATTGGGCGTGGCCGGTATTATCACCCCATGGAATTCCAGTAATAGTTTCGTTTGCAGCAAATTAGCCACCGCCATCGCCGCAGGCTGCACCGCAGTGATCAAGCCAAGCGAAATGAGCGCGATGCAGACACAGGTCTTGGTTGAATGTCTTCATGAAGCGGGGTTGCCAGCAGGGGTTTTTAATGTGGTCAACGGCCGGGGCGATGTGGTAGGAGCCGAAATCACCCGTCACCGCGACATCGCGAAAGTGTCATTCACAGGTTCCACGCTGGTAGGCAAAGCCATCGCCCGCAGCGCTGTGGACACTATGAAACGTGTTACGCTGGAACTAGGTGGCAAGTCTCCCAATATTCTGCTGGACGACGCCGATTTTGAAAAAGCCATTCCGCTGGCCGTCATGGCTGCGTATATGAACAGCGGGCAGGCTTGCGTGGCTGGTACCCGTTTGCTCGTGCCCGAAAACCGTCTGGAAGAAGTCAATGCAATGGTGAAAGCGGTGGTTGAAAAAGTAAAAGTCGGAAATCCGCAGCAGGAGGATACGACCGTTGGTCCGCTCGTGAGCAAAAAACAATATGACCGGGTACAGCAATACATTAAACTGGGACAAGAAGAAGGCGCGCAGTTGCTGATCGGCGGCGAAGGCCAGCCAGAAGGCCTGGAAGCCGGAAATTTTGTCAAACCGACCGTTTTTACGGGCGTCAATAATCAGATGCGTATTGCCCGCGAGGAAATATTCGGCCCGGTACTTTCTATACTGACTTACAAAACCGAGGAGGAAGCAATCGAGATTGCGAATGATACCGATTATGGTCTGCAAGCGTATGTCAGCTCATCCGATACCGAACGTGCGCAAAGAGTTGCAGCGCAGATTTCCGCTGGCCGGGTACTGATCAATGGCCTTTTCCATGATCCGCTGGCACCTTTTGGTGGATTTAAACAGTCGGGCGTGGGAAGGGAATTCGGCGTGTATGGCCTGGAAGCCTACCTGGAACCGAAAACGGTCCTGATCTGA
- the cobT gene encoding nicotinate-nucleotide--dimethylbenzimidazole phosphoribosyltransferase, with protein sequence MKTDTLIGQEISEKINNKTKPLGALGMLEKLAFQIASVQNTLFPKLVSPHIIVFAGSHGIAAKGVSAYPSEVTPQMVLNFMNGGAAINVFTRQHDIQLLLVDAGVDYDFEKSEKLIDAKINHGTSNFLEQPAMTSEECSQCFERGAELVRQVKATGCNVIGFGEMGIGNTSSAALIMSKLLALPIEDCVGRGTGLDDQQLLQKIAILSEALKIHQNVSSDPVTVMQTFGGFEIAMMCGAMMEAARQNMLILVDGFIASASYLCAFQMFPSIKSNAIFCHQSDEKGHRLLLNALEVEPVLKLDLRLGEGTGCALAYPILTSAVAFFNEMASFESAGVSNKSS encoded by the coding sequence ATGAAAACAGATACATTAATAGGGCAGGAGATCTCGGAAAAAATAAACAACAAAACCAAGCCGCTGGGCGCTTTGGGGATGTTGGAAAAACTGGCTTTTCAAATTGCTTCGGTTCAAAATACATTGTTCCCGAAGCTGGTTAGTCCGCACATCATTGTCTTTGCAGGAAGTCACGGTATCGCTGCGAAAGGCGTGAGCGCTTATCCTTCTGAGGTGACGCCGCAAATGGTGCTGAATTTTATGAACGGAGGCGCGGCGATCAATGTATTTACACGGCAGCACGATATTCAGCTGTTGCTGGTGGATGCTGGTGTTGATTATGATTTTGAAAAGAGTGAAAAACTGATTGACGCGAAGATCAATCATGGTACCAGCAATTTTCTGGAACAACCCGCCATGACTTCGGAGGAATGCAGCCAATGTTTTGAACGGGGGGCTGAGTTAGTTCGGCAGGTCAAAGCGACCGGTTGCAATGTGATTGGTTTTGGGGAAATGGGGATTGGTAATACTTCCTCTGCGGCATTGATCATGAGTAAGTTGCTTGCCTTACCCATTGAAGATTGCGTGGGCAGAGGTACCGGGCTGGATGATCAGCAGCTTTTGCAAAAGATTGCAATATTGAGCGAAGCATTAAAAATACATCAAAATGTGAGCAGCGATCCGGTGACTGTGATGCAGACTTTTGGCGGGTTTGAGATCGCGATGATGTGTGGTGCGATGATGGAGGCGGCGAGGCAGAACATGCTTATTTTGGTAGATGGTTTTATCGCCTCAGCGAGCTACCTGTGTGCATTTCAAATGTTTCCATCTATAAAAAGCAATGCTATATTCTGCCACCAGTCCGACGAAAAGGGGCATAGGCTTCTGTTGAATGCGTTGGAAGTTGAACCGGTTTTGAAACTGGATTTGCGGCTTGGCGAGGGAACGGGCTGCGCGCTGGCTTACCCGATACTGACGAGCGCGGTGGCTTTTTTCAATGAAATGGCTAGCTTTGAAAGCGCAGGGGTCAGCAATAAATCATCATGA
- a CDS encoding AraC family transcriptional regulator encodes MTAEEQKLPIQYSCYFSRSRVGEQFVPEHVIGYVVSGSLELNDGVRTQTFGPGEIYFCRRNNLNKYTKYPAENMEFRSVSIYFDQEMLRNFSIEFGYQSEKHMPPVVFISLKTGSVLAKYMESLRAYEAIFQQQTSKDLLAVKRKEAILLLLQEKPELKDILFDFSDPGKIDLEAFMNKNFHFNVDLPRFAYLTGRSLSTFKRDFEKIFLNTPSRWLLQRRLKEAHYLIKEKRKAASDVYLDVGFEDLSHFSFAFKKQYGMSPSHVTT; translated from the coding sequence ATGACGGCGGAAGAACAGAAGTTACCTATTCAATATTCCTGTTATTTTTCAAGAAGCCGTGTGGGCGAGCAGTTTGTCCCTGAACATGTGATCGGCTATGTGGTTTCCGGGTCGCTGGAACTTAACGACGGCGTTCGTACACAGACATTTGGTCCGGGGGAAATCTATTTTTGCCGCAGGAATAACCTGAACAAATACACCAAGTACCCTGCCGAAAACATGGAATTCAGGTCTGTATCGATTTATTTCGACCAGGAAATGCTGCGAAATTTCAGCATTGAATTTGGGTATCAATCCGAAAAACACATGCCCCCAGTGGTGTTCATTTCTTTAAAAACGGGCTCAGTACTGGCCAAATATATGGAATCGCTGCGAGCTTACGAGGCTATTTTTCAGCAGCAAACTTCCAAAGACCTGCTGGCAGTGAAGCGGAAGGAAGCGATTTTGCTTCTTTTGCAGGAAAAACCGGAACTGAAAGACATCCTGTTTGATTTTTCCGATCCTGGCAAAATTGACCTGGAAGCATTCATGAACAAGAACTTCCATTTCAATGTCGATCTCCCACGTTTCGCCTATCTCACTGGCCGCAGCCTGTCCACATTCAAGCGGGATTTTGAAAAAATATTCCTGAACACACCGAGCCGCTGGTTACTGCAAAGAAGGCTGAAAGAAGCACATTACCTGATCAAGGAAAAAAGAAAAGCCGCCTCCGACGTATACCTCGACGTAGGTTTCGAAGACCTTTCACACTTTTCTTTTGCATTCAAAAAACAATATGGAATGTCCCCATCGCATGTCACCACATAA
- a CDS encoding 3-keto-disaccharide hydrolase: protein MNTIFQTNLRRASRKLLLSALTLATAAFTTDADPSKPLASTLEGRWDITVDVAGKPSPSWLEVRHSGNHTLVGQFTGFSGSARPISEVHFKDGKLSFEIPPQWERGDKNLSVEGTLTDEKIAGSLTTPEGKTYSWTGVRAPALRKTKQPAWGKPVALTGGNQIKGWHAVGSTNQWIAENGILRSPKSGANLITDEKFNDFKLHIEFRIPKGSNSGVYLRGRYEVQVTDSKGMEPALDQSGAVYGFITPSEMVAKDAGEWNSYDITLIGRMITVVANGTTVISNQEIPGITGGALDSNEGEPGPLYIQGDHGPVEYRNIIITPAK, encoded by the coding sequence ATGAACACAATATTCCAGACCAACCTGCGCCGGGCTTCCCGGAAACTCTTATTATCCGCGCTGACATTGGCGACAGCCGCTTTTACAACCGATGCCGATCCATCAAAACCCCTGGCGTCCACGCTCGAAGGCCGTTGGGATATCACCGTTGATGTAGCCGGAAAACCTTCCCCTTCCTGGCTGGAAGTAAGACATTCGGGCAACCACACATTGGTGGGCCAGTTTACAGGCTTTTCGGGCAGCGCACGTCCTATTTCGGAAGTACATTTCAAAGATGGCAAACTGAGCTTCGAAATACCGCCGCAATGGGAAAGAGGAGACAAAAACCTGAGCGTAGAAGGTACCCTCACCGATGAAAAAATTGCCGGATCATTGACAACTCCCGAAGGCAAAACTTACAGCTGGACAGGCGTTCGTGCCCCCGCATTGCGCAAAACCAAACAACCTGCGTGGGGAAAACCGGTTGCATTAACCGGCGGAAACCAAATCAAAGGCTGGCATGCTGTGGGAAGTACCAACCAGTGGATCGCTGAAAATGGTATTCTGCGCAGCCCAAAATCAGGCGCTAACCTGATTACCGACGAGAAATTCAATGATTTCAAACTGCATATCGAGTTCCGCATTCCCAAAGGAAGCAACAGCGGTGTGTACCTGCGCGGACGCTATGAAGTACAGGTGACGGATAGCAAAGGAATGGAACCTGCATTGGATCAGAGTGGCGCTGTTTACGGATTTATTACGCCCAGCGAAATGGTTGCAAAAGACGCCGGTGAATGGAATTCCTACGACATTACACTGATAGGCAGAATGATAACAGTGGTTGCAAATGGCACAACCGTGATCAGTAACCAGGAGATCCCGGGCATTACCGGTGGTGCGCTGGATAGCAATGAAGGCGAACCAGGCCCGCTGTACATTCAGGGAGACCACGGTCCGGTGGAATACCGCAACATCATCATTACACCAGCGAAGTAA